One segment of Trachemys scripta elegans isolate TJP31775 chromosome 1, CAS_Tse_1.0, whole genome shotgun sequence DNA contains the following:
- the ZDHHC23 gene encoding palmitoyltransferase ZDHHC23 yields the protein MLARASGSHSCLRNQLQETREKVEGSEMEEPLCCCEYIDRTGEKNHLVACFCDCEDLDEGCERWLTCKSLPPGTLERIADTILDRFRIPWLKGAIKINITLLPPLVLLPVFLHVAALHFLLALVILTSLPVVVLWYYYLTHRRKGRTLFFLSLGLFSLGYMYYVFLREVVPRGHVGYTQVVILTCGLILMLVALSQAKRDPGYLASQMSNDKSPCQGSNGLPNRKVLGSSNGLHGAAVSGIASCHAKNDDAKGYSRMLAEGLDKAKEDWCTKCQLIRPPRAGHCRLCGLCVRRLDHHCVWINNCVGERNHRAFILALSLFLLTSVYGITLTLDTICRGQNMFIALFYCPETYADYSSALSFTCVWYCAIVTAGMGYILLIQLLNISYNVTEREARLALREDTGRRLLGGIVVDTGKYNRGFLYNWGQFLTLGSPTPQRSAEDIV from the exons ATGCTGGCCAGGGCAAGCGGGAGCCACAGTTGCCTGAGGAATCAGCTGCAGGAAACACGGGAAAAGGTCGAAGGGTCCGAGATGGAGGAGCCGCTCTGCTGCTGCGAGTACATTGACCGGACGGGGGAAAAGAACCATCTAGTGGCCTGTTTCTGTGACTGCGAGGACCTCGATGAGGGCTGTGAAAG GTGGCTGACGTGCAAATCTTTGCCCCCGGGGACTTTAGAGAGAATTGCAGACACCATTTTGGATCGCTTCCGCATTCCCTGGCTTAAGGGGGCCATAAAGATCAATATCACCCTGCTCCCACCACTCGTCCTGCTGCCAGTCTTCCTCCACGTAGCAGCTCTGCACTTCCTGTTGGCACTTGTTATTCTGACATCCCTTCCTGTGGTGGTGCTGTGGTACTACTACCTCACACACAGGAGGAAGGGACGGACTCTCTTCTTTTTGAGCCTGGGGCTGTTCTCTCTGGGGTACATGTATTATGTGTTTCTCCGGGAAGTGGTTCCGCGAGGCCATGTCGGGTACACGCAGGTGGTTATTCTCACCTGTGGGCTAATTCTCATGCTTGTGGCCCTGTCTCAAGCCAAGAGAGACCCTGGCTACCTTGCCAGCCAAATGAGCAATGACAAATCACCATGCCAAGGCAGCAATGGCTTGCCAAACAGGAAAGTCCTGGGGAGCTCCAATGGGCTTCACGGAGCGGCTGTGTCTGGCATTGCCAGCTGTCATGCTAAGAACGATGATGCCAAGGGCTATTCCAGAATGTTGGCCGAGGGACTAGACAAAGCAAAGGAGGACTGGTGCACCAAATGTCAGCTGATTAGGCCACCTCGGGCTGGACATTGCCGGTTGTGTGGCTTATGTGTAAGGAGACTGGACCATCACTGTGTCTG GATTAACAACTGCGTAGGGGAGCGGAACCACCGAGCCTTTATCCTTGCGCTATCACTCTTCCTGCTCACCTCCGTTTACGGAATTACACTGACCCTGGACACCATCTGTAGGGGCCAAAATATGTTCATAGCGCTGTTCTACTGTCCAGAGACCTATGCAGACTACAG ctcTGCTCTGTCATTCACGTGTGTGTGGTACTGTGCCATTGTAACGGCCGGGATGGGCTACATCCTCCTCATCCAGCTATTGAACATCAGCTACAACGTGACGGAGAGGGAAGCTCGGCTGGCTCTGCGGGAGGACACCGGGCGCAGGCTTCTGGGCGGGATTGTGGTAGACACGGGCAAGTATAACCGGGGCTTCCTGTACAACTGGGGCCAGTTCTTGACCCTGGGGTCACCCACTCCTCAGCGCTCTGCTGAAGACATTGTATGA